In Rathayibacter sp. VKM Ac-2762, one DNA window encodes the following:
- a CDS encoding DEAD/DEAH box helicase: MTGPSPAERFAAFRTRQGHARVEAFRSTLAFDLDPFQYEACSALDDGHSVLVAAPTGAGKTAVAEFAIHLAMQDPTAKVFYTTPMKALSNQKFQEFVEDYGASEVGLLTGDSNVNARARIVVMTTEVLRNMLYADSDLLRDLAYVVMDEVHYLADRFRGAVWEEVIIHLPQRVRLVSLSATVSNAEEFGDWLQTVRGETEVIVSEERPVPLDQHVLVGGKLVDLFDSSGRAATNRVNPELARMAQGGSRVERGGRGGRNGRGGRGRYPEQRTEELVLRSEVVEILRGKNLLPAIFFVFSRAGCDQAVRQVLRSGVRLTERHERDEIRAIVEERCRTIRDEDLAVLGYWEWLDGLQRGVAAHHAGMLPAFKEVVEELFLRRLVRVVFATETLALGINMPARTVVLEKLEKFNGEARVPITPGEYTQLTGRAGRRGIDVEGHSVIQWRGGMDPQAVASLASRRTYPLNSSFRPSYNMAANLIEQFGRVRTREILESSFAQFQADRSVVDLARRVRQQEESMAGYVTAMQCHLGDFEQYAAIRREIGDLERRGAVRGESASHAEREKRQGQLTSLRRRMKAHPCHACSDREQHARWAERWWKLRRETDEIERQIRSRTGAVARIFDHITDVLLELGYFRRDEVGELSLTPNGRTLRRIYGERDLLVAECLRKQAWTELDPAGLAAMACCLVFEPRREEGTLGEQFLPRGAFPEALERTQLLWARLDDVEREHRLPGSNPISTSLALSMNMWAKGMPLDMVLRESDMAAGDFVRWAKQTIDLLDQLSVVAEGKVGRAARTALDLVRRGIVAYSTVA; encoded by the coding sequence GTGACCGGACCGTCTCCCGCCGAGCGGTTCGCCGCGTTCCGGACGCGCCAGGGCCACGCGAGGGTCGAGGCGTTCCGCTCGACCCTCGCGTTCGACCTCGACCCCTTCCAGTACGAGGCCTGCAGCGCTCTCGACGACGGCCACAGCGTCCTCGTCGCCGCGCCCACCGGCGCCGGCAAGACGGCGGTGGCCGAGTTCGCGATCCACCTGGCCATGCAGGACCCGACGGCCAAGGTCTTCTACACGACGCCGATGAAGGCGCTGAGCAATCAGAAGTTCCAGGAGTTCGTCGAGGACTACGGAGCCTCCGAGGTCGGTCTGCTGACCGGCGACTCCAACGTCAACGCGCGCGCCCGCATCGTCGTGATGACGACCGAGGTGCTGCGCAACATGCTGTACGCCGACTCGGACCTCCTGCGCGACCTCGCCTACGTCGTGATGGACGAGGTGCACTACCTCGCCGACCGCTTCCGCGGCGCCGTCTGGGAGGAGGTCATCATCCACCTCCCGCAGCGCGTGCGGCTGGTCTCGCTCAGCGCGACCGTGTCGAACGCCGAGGAGTTCGGCGACTGGCTCCAGACCGTCCGGGGCGAGACCGAGGTCATCGTCTCCGAGGAGCGGCCCGTCCCGCTCGACCAGCACGTCCTGGTGGGCGGCAAGCTGGTCGACCTCTTCGACTCCTCCGGTCGGGCGGCGACGAACCGGGTGAACCCCGAGCTCGCCCGCATGGCCCAGGGCGGCTCCCGGGTCGAGCGCGGCGGCAGGGGCGGCCGCAACGGCCGAGGCGGTCGCGGCCGCTACCCAGAGCAGCGCACCGAGGAGCTCGTGCTGCGCTCGGAGGTCGTCGAGATCCTCCGCGGCAAGAACCTCCTCCCCGCGATCTTCTTCGTCTTCAGCCGTGCGGGCTGCGACCAGGCCGTGCGCCAGGTGCTGCGGTCGGGCGTGCGCCTCACCGAGCGCCACGAGCGCGACGAGATCCGCGCGATCGTCGAGGAGCGGTGCCGGACGATCCGCGACGAGGACCTCGCGGTGCTCGGCTACTGGGAGTGGCTCGACGGACTCCAGCGGGGCGTCGCCGCGCACCACGCCGGGATGCTCCCCGCCTTCAAGGAGGTCGTCGAGGAGCTGTTCCTGCGCCGGCTCGTGCGGGTGGTCTTCGCGACCGAGACGCTCGCGCTCGGCATCAACATGCCGGCCCGCACGGTCGTCCTCGAAAAGCTCGAGAAGTTCAACGGCGAGGCGCGCGTCCCGATCACACCGGGGGAGTACACCCAGCTCACCGGCCGGGCGGGCCGACGCGGCATCGACGTCGAGGGCCACTCGGTGATCCAGTGGCGCGGCGGGATGGACCCTCAGGCGGTCGCGTCCCTCGCCTCCCGGCGGACCTACCCGCTCAACTCCAGCTTCCGCCCCAGCTACAACATGGCCGCGAACCTGATCGAGCAGTTCGGGCGGGTGCGCACGCGCGAGATCCTCGAGTCGTCGTTCGCGCAGTTCCAGGCCGACCGGTCCGTCGTCGATCTCGCCCGCCGGGTCCGCCAGCAGGAGGAGTCGATGGCGGGCTACGTCACGGCGATGCAGTGCCACCTGGGCGACTTCGAGCAGTACGCGGCGATCCGCCGTGAGATCGGCGACCTCGAGCGCCGGGGCGCGGTGCGCGGCGAGTCGGCCTCCCACGCCGAGCGCGAGAAGCGCCAGGGACAGCTCACGAGCCTGCGGCGTCGGATGAAGGCGCACCCGTGCCACGCCTGCTCCGACCGCGAGCAGCACGCGCGCTGGGCCGAGCGCTGGTGGAAGCTGCGCCGCGAGACCGACGAGATCGAGCGCCAGATCCGCTCGCGCACCGGCGCCGTCGCCCGCATCTTCGACCACATCACGGACGTGCTGCTCGAGCTCGGCTACTTCCGCCGGGACGAGGTCGGCGAGCTCTCGCTGACGCCCAACGGTCGCACGCTCCGCCGGATCTACGGGGAGCGGGACCTGCTCGTCGCCGAGTGCCTCCGGAAGCAGGCGTGGACGGAGCTCGATCCGGCCGGCCTCGCGGCGATGGCGTGCTGCCTGGTCTTCGAGCCGCGACGCGAGGAGGGGACGCTCGGCGAGCAGTTCCTGCCCCGCGGCGCGTTCCCCGAGGCGCTGGAGAGGACCCAGCTTCTGTGGGCCCGGCTCGACGACGTCGAGCGGGAGCACCGCCTGCCGGGCAGCAACCCGATCTCGACGAGCCTGGCGCTGTCGATGAACATGTGGGCCAAGGGCATGCCGCTCGACATGGTGCTCCGCGAGTCCGACATGGCCGCCGGCGACTTCGTGCGCTGGGCGAAGCAGACCATCGACCTCCTCGACCAGCTCTCCGTCGTCGCCGAGGGCAAGGTCGGCCGCGCGGCCCGGACCGCCCTCGACCTGGTCCGCCGCGGCATCGTCGCGTACTCGACGGTCGCATGA
- the tatC gene encoding twin-arginine translocase subunit TatC, whose amino-acid sequence MSLGAHLVELRNRLFKSAIAIVIACVAGWFVSEWVFEALKAPISEVASTQGKEAILNFPTIAGAFDLRLQIAITVGIVLASPVWLYQIWAFLVPGLTRKEMRYGLGFILTAIPLFFAGCAAGWFVFPHIVELLTSFTGSNAASFLDAKIYYEFVLKLVLVVGIAFVLPVFLVLLNFLGILPGMLILKSWRIAIMAIVLFTAIATPAADPISMFLLAIPIIFLFFLACGIAILHDRRAAKRQLVFDGSPSDLPA is encoded by the coding sequence ATGTCGCTCGGGGCGCACCTCGTCGAGCTTCGCAACAGGCTCTTCAAGTCGGCGATCGCGATCGTCATCGCGTGCGTCGCGGGGTGGTTCGTCTCGGAGTGGGTCTTCGAGGCCCTCAAGGCTCCGATCTCCGAGGTGGCCTCCACCCAGGGCAAGGAGGCGATCCTCAACTTCCCGACGATCGCCGGTGCCTTCGATCTGCGGCTGCAGATCGCCATCACGGTGGGCATCGTCCTGGCGAGCCCGGTCTGGCTCTACCAGATCTGGGCGTTCCTCGTCCCGGGCCTGACCCGCAAGGAGATGCGGTACGGCCTCGGCTTCATCCTCACCGCCATCCCGCTGTTCTTCGCGGGCTGTGCGGCCGGCTGGTTCGTGTTCCCGCACATCGTGGAGCTCCTGACGAGCTTCACCGGCAGCAACGCGGCGAGCTTCCTCGACGCCAAGATCTACTACGAGTTCGTTCTCAAGCTCGTGCTGGTCGTCGGCATCGCCTTCGTGCTGCCCGTCTTCCTGGTGCTCCTCAACTTCCTCGGCATCCTCCCCGGCATGCTGATCCTCAAGTCGTGGCGCATCGCGATCATGGCGATCGTGCTCTTCACGGCGATCGCGACCCCCGCGGCCGACCCGATCTCGATGTTCCTCCTGGCCATCCCGATCATCTTCCTGTTCTTCCTCGCCTGCGGGATCGCGATCCTGCACGACCGGCGCGCCGCCAAGCGCCAGCTGGTGTTCGACGGCAGCCCCTCCGACCTGCCCGCGTGA
- the tatA gene encoding Sec-independent protein translocase subunit TatA — protein MFAGLQGWHLLIILAVILLLFGAPKLPQLARSVGQSMRIFKSEVKTMKDEDGTERRESTEGTTGTVAGSTGTTTGTGTTTPPESPLK, from the coding sequence ATGTTCGCTGGCCTCCAGGGGTGGCACCTCCTCATCATCCTCGCCGTGATCCTCCTCCTGTTCGGTGCGCCCAAGCTCCCGCAGCTGGCCCGTAGTGTCGGGCAGTCGATGCGGATCTTCAAGAGCGAGGTCAAGACCATGAAGGACGAGGACGGCACCGAGCGCCGTGAGTCGACCGAGGGGACCACCGGCACCGTCGCCGGATCCACCGGCACGACCACCGGCACCGGCACCACCACGCCGCCCGAGTCCCCGCTCAAGTAA
- a CDS encoding WYL domain-containing protein produces the protein MARPRSLQARDRLAVLLSLVPYLLDRGRVSVAEVAAHFEIPEEEVRRAVRLIAVSGIPGETAQYQANDLFDIGWDDFEENDHVVLTHQVAIDDSPRFSAREAAALIAGMQYLAALPENQGNDRIASLMGKLARGASSAPSAVAVSRGTGADSAVALLRTAMGSATQVAFDYRSARGETESRLVDPFVLESVDRDWYLRGWDHLREGVRTFRVDRMRSLRDTGTPIVRRRNEVTLSERLFEASASDLVVDLRVAPSAVVLLGDYAADAEFPDPVPGEEDHGVLVRLRVAHLEGLTRLVASLAGLVTVVAPPEARSAVAHWAASALAANEGEPS, from the coding sequence GTGGCTAGACCCCGCTCCCTGCAGGCGCGCGACCGACTGGCCGTCCTCCTCTCCCTCGTTCCCTATCTGCTCGACCGGGGTCGCGTCTCCGTCGCCGAGGTCGCCGCGCACTTCGAGATCCCGGAGGAGGAGGTGCGCCGCGCGGTGCGCCTCATCGCCGTCTCGGGCATCCCCGGCGAGACCGCGCAGTACCAGGCGAACGACCTCTTCGACATCGGCTGGGACGACTTCGAGGAGAACGACCACGTCGTCCTCACCCACCAGGTCGCGATCGACGACTCGCCGAGGTTCTCGGCGCGGGAGGCCGCCGCCCTCATCGCCGGCATGCAGTACCTCGCAGCGCTGCCCGAGAACCAGGGCAACGACCGGATCGCCTCGCTGATGGGGAAGCTCGCGCGCGGCGCCTCCTCGGCCCCGAGCGCGGTCGCGGTCTCGCGCGGCACGGGCGCGGACAGCGCTGTGGCGCTCCTGCGGACAGCGATGGGCTCGGCGACGCAGGTCGCTTTCGACTACCGCAGCGCCCGCGGCGAGACCGAGTCCCGGCTCGTCGACCCCTTCGTGCTCGAATCGGTCGACCGGGACTGGTACCTGCGCGGATGGGACCACCTCCGCGAGGGCGTCAGGACGTTCCGGGTCGACAGGATGCGCTCCCTCCGCGACACGGGGACGCCGATCGTCCGGCGTCGCAACGAGGTGACCCTCTCGGAACGGCTCTTCGAGGCCTCCGCCTCCGATCTCGTCGTGGACCTGCGCGTCGCCCCCAGCGCCGTCGTGCTGCTGGGCGACTACGCGGCCGACGCCGAGTTCCCCGATCCCGTGCCGGGGGAGGAGGACCACGGTGTCCTCGTCCGTCTCCGCGTCGCCCATCTGGAGGGATTGACGCGCCTGGTGGCGTCGTTGGCGGGTCTCGTCACCGTGGTGGCACCCCCCGAGGCGCGCTCCGCGGTGGCGCACTGGGCGGCCTCCGCGCTCGCCGCGAACGAGGGGGAGCCGTCGTGA